The following proteins are encoded in a genomic region of Streptococcus constellatus subsp. constellatus:
- a CDS encoding AAA family ATPase: MKLIALVIKQYDKLFKEQIFNFSDEYKVDFNFETNELKIDKNPDYIENFYGESIYNISPIVGINGTGKSTLLELIKYVTQNSDSHLNNNNSYFKVFKDNEKFKVKQYNMTVRENENFEINGDDGLPQEINVNTVISYFNLHNQSFGGGSGLVDNNTVGMEANWSPLENYYRVYSEFYSKEIFSDFKFKISLTRSYFSPDSLTQALFNKKELIKEVCLTLITNIRDKIFDTLRATNKEKGESLVVLDSILAQIADYKSEDKDDWESDIKFYENKMKDLDDFYLLKEGFYDVNFFEVFQRISSVLFLFKNYIIGIENEKIIVEFPRDLSQNQNFLKICKKFDSLCEFLNRYLHLGLSILNFDSFCMSAGEINFIRLFSNALFSQQQFNDIKDYIFLIDEIEMGMHLEWSRKLIDNFIEFLKRKGQREDVSLQLVFTTHSPYMLSDIKPGNVIMLEKNQETGYSEGKVLQNTFAKNIQEIMKENLIDNIYGDFALAKINSMIDRLNGEEKQEGNEDEKLLREIHLISEPILRNKLLEMYDKKYKTEESSIDKQLNQLNLNVQQRMQVKKMIEENNKK; encoded by the coding sequence ATGAAATTAATTGCTTTGGTTATTAAGCAGTATGATAAGCTTTTTAAAGAGCAGATTTTTAATTTTTCAGACGAATATAAAGTTGATTTTAACTTTGAAACGAATGAATTAAAAATTGATAAAAATCCAGATTATATTGAAAACTTTTATGGAGAGTCTATTTATAATATTTCACCAATAGTTGGGATAAATGGGACTGGGAAATCAACTTTATTGGAATTGATAAAATATGTAACACAAAATTCAGATTCTCATTTAAACAATAATAATTCCTATTTTAAAGTATTTAAGGATAATGAAAAATTCAAAGTCAAACAATATAATATGACTGTACGAGAGAATGAGAACTTTGAAATTAATGGCGATGATGGATTACCTCAAGAAATAAATGTGAACACTGTAATAAGTTACTTTAATTTGCACAATCAATCTTTTGGAGGTGGATCTGGGTTGGTAGATAATAATACCGTAGGAATGGAAGCTAATTGGTCTCCGTTAGAAAATTATTATAGAGTCTATTCTGAGTTTTATAGTAAAGAAATTTTTTCTGATTTTAAATTTAAAATTTCATTAACTAGATCCTATTTTTCTCCTGATTCATTAACTCAAGCTCTCTTTAATAAGAAAGAACTTATTAAAGAAGTTTGTTTAACCTTAATTACAAATATTAGAGATAAAATATTTGACACACTAAGGGCGACTAATAAAGAAAAAGGTGAAAGTCTTGTTGTATTAGATTCAATATTGGCACAAATTGCTGATTATAAATCTGAAGATAAAGATGATTGGGAATCAGATATTAAATTTTATGAAAATAAAATGAAGGACTTAGATGATTTTTATTTATTGAAAGAAGGGTTTTATGATGTAAATTTTTTTGAAGTTTTTCAGAGGATTTCTAGCGTTTTATTCCTTTTTAAGAATTATATTATAGGCATAGAAAACGAAAAAATAATAGTAGAGTTTCCACGAGATTTATCACAAAATCAAAATTTTTTAAAAATTTGTAAAAAATTTGATTCACTTTGTGAATTTTTAAATAGGTACTTACATCTAGGATTAAGTATTTTAAATTTTGATTCTTTCTGTATGTCAGCAGGTGAAATAAATTTCATCAGATTGTTTTCAAATGCCCTGTTTTCTCAACAACAGTTTAATGATATCAAAGACTACATTTTTTTAATTGATGAAATAGAAATGGGAATGCATTTAGAATGGTCTCGAAAATTAATTGATAATTTTATTGAGTTCTTGAAAAGAAAAGGACAGCGAGAAGATGTAAGTTTACAGCTTGTCTTCACAACCCACTCTCCCTACATGCTTTCGGATATTAAACCAGGAAATGTGATTATGCTTGAAAAGAATCAAGAAACTGGATATTCAGAAGGTAAAGTTCTTCAAAACACTTTCGCTAAGAATATCCAAGAAATCATGAAGGAAAATTTGATTGATAACATTTATGGTGATTTTGCCTTAGCAAAGATTAATTCTATGATTGATAGACTAAACGGAGAAGAGAAACAGGAAGGAAACGAAGACGAGAAACTATTAAGAGAAATTCATTTGATCAGCGAGCCTATTCTTCGTAATAAATTATTAGAGATGTATGATAAGAAGTATAAGACAGAGGAGTCCAGCATTGATAAGCAATTGAATCAACTTAACCTTAATGTTCAACAACGTATGCAAGTTAAAAAAATGATTGAAGAGAACAATAAAAAATAG
- the uvrC gene encoding excinuclease ABC subunit UvrC, whose amino-acid sequence MNNLIKSKLELLPTSPGCYIHKDKNGTIIYVGKAKNLRNRVRSYFRGSHDTKTEALVSEVEDFEFIVTESNIEALLLEINLIKENQPKYNIMLKDDKSYPFIKITNETYPRLIITRQVKKDSGLYFGPYPDVGAANEIKRLLDRIFPFRKCTNPPEKVCFYYHIGQCRAHTICHNDPHFFQEMAQEVADFLKGHDNKIIDELKGKMTSAAEKMEFEKAAEYRDLLQSIATLRTKQRVMARDLQNRDVFGYYVDKGWMCVQVFFVRQGKLIERDVNMFPYYNDPDEDFLTYIGQFYQNKSHLVPNEILIPSDIDEESVRAVVDTKILKPQRGEKKQLVNLAIKNAQVSLQQKFDLLEKSIEKTQGAIENLGRLLNIPTPVRIESFDNSNIMGTSPVSAMVVFINGKPSKKDYRKYKIKTVIGPDDYASMREVIKRRYSRVMRDGLLPPDLIVIDGGQGQVNIAKDVIQNQLGLDIPIAGLQKNDKHQTHELLFGDPLEVVELSRNSQEFFLLQRIQDEVHRFAITFHRQLRSKNSFSSQLDGIEGLGPKRKQNLMKHFKSLTKIKEASVEEIVEVGVPRKVAEAVRAKLNELGKRKEI is encoded by the coding sequence ATGAACAACTTAATTAAATCAAAATTAGAGTTATTGCCGACTAGCCCAGGCTGTTATATCCACAAGGATAAAAATGGTACGATCATCTATGTAGGAAAAGCTAAGAATCTGCGCAATCGGGTGCGCTCGTATTTTCGCGGAAGTCATGATACTAAAACGGAAGCGTTAGTGTCTGAGGTTGAGGATTTTGAGTTTATTGTCACTGAGTCTAATATTGAAGCTTTGTTGCTTGAAATCAATCTTATCAAGGAAAATCAACCCAAATACAACATCATGCTTAAGGACGATAAGTCCTATCCTTTTATCAAAATTACCAATGAGACATATCCGCGGCTTATAATCACACGTCAGGTTAAGAAAGATAGTGGTTTATATTTTGGCCCGTATCCTGATGTAGGTGCTGCGAATGAAATTAAGCGCCTACTGGATCGCATTTTCCCTTTCCGAAAGTGTACCAATCCACCTGAGAAAGTTTGCTTCTACTATCATATCGGACAGTGTCGAGCTCATACTATCTGCCATAATGATCCACATTTCTTTCAAGAGATGGCTCAAGAAGTAGCAGATTTCCTCAAAGGTCATGATAATAAGATTATTGATGAATTGAAAGGAAAAATGACTAGTGCTGCTGAAAAGATGGAATTTGAAAAAGCGGCTGAATACCGAGATTTGCTTCAAAGTATTGCGACACTTCGCACCAAGCAACGAGTGATGGCAAGGGATTTACAGAATCGGGATGTCTTTGGCTATTATGTGGACAAAGGATGGATGTGTGTGCAGGTTTTCTTTGTCCGTCAAGGAAAACTCATTGAGCGAGATGTAAATATGTTTCCTTATTACAATGACCCTGACGAGGATTTTTTGACTTATATTGGACAATTTTATCAGAATAAATCTCATCTGGTGCCCAATGAAATTTTGATTCCATCTGATATTGACGAGGAATCAGTACGGGCTGTGGTGGATACAAAAATCCTTAAGCCTCAACGAGGAGAAAAGAAACAGCTGGTCAATCTGGCAATTAAGAATGCTCAAGTTAGTTTACAGCAGAAGTTTGACTTATTAGAGAAATCTATTGAAAAAACGCAAGGAGCAATTGAAAATCTAGGCCGGCTCCTCAATATTCCCACTCCAGTTCGGATTGAGTCGTTTGATAATTCCAATATTATGGGAACAAGCCCTGTTTCAGCTATGGTGGTTTTTATCAATGGCAAACCCAGCAAAAAAGATTATCGCAAGTATAAGATTAAGACAGTTATCGGTCCGGATGACTATGCCAGTATGCGAGAAGTGATTAAGCGCCGTTATAGCCGAGTCATGCGAGATGGTTTACTACCGCCTGATCTGATTGTCATTGATGGTGGCCAAGGTCAAGTCAATATTGCAAAAGACGTCATTCAAAATCAGTTAGGCTTAGATATTCCTATCGCTGGTTTGCAAAAGAACGACAAGCATCAGACTCATGAATTGCTTTTTGGTGATCCGTTGGAAGTGGTCGAATTATCTCGCAATTCACAGGAATTTTTCCTTTTGCAACGCATTCAAGATGAAGTCCACCGCTTTGCCATTACCTTCCATCGCCAGCTCCGGTCTAAGAATTCCTTCTCATCGCAACTCGATGGTATCGAAGGCTTGGGACCTAAGCGCAAGCAAAATCTCATGAAGCATTTCAAATCGCTAACTAAGATTAAAGAAGCAAGTGTTGAGGAAATTGTCGAAGTAGGCGTACCGCGAAAAGTGGCAGAGGCAGTGCGGGCTAAGTTGAACGAACTGGGCAAGCGGAAAGAAATATAA
- the pepV gene encoding dipeptidase PepV: MTIDFKAEVEKRRDALLADLFSLLEINSERDDTKADKEHPFGPGPVKALEKFLELAARDGYSTKNVDNYAGHFEYGEGAEVLGIFAHMDVVPAGSGWDTDPYTPTIKDGKLYARGASDDKGPTMACYYGLKIIKELGLPTSKKVRFVVGTDEESGWADMDYYFKHVGLPEPDFGFSPDAEFPIINGEKGNITEYLHFAGENSGAARLHSFTGGLRENMVPESATAVVSGNMPNLVDKLDEFAKKHGLRFEYQELPNGQITVTIVGKSAHGASPQSGVNGATYLAKFLTQFDFADSAKDYLEVAGNILLEDHEGKALKVDYVDEKMGVLSMNAGVFRFDETSDDNTITLNFRYPQGTNPASIKSKLENLPVENVTLSEHEHVPHYVPMEDPLVTTLLNVYEKQTGLKGHEQIIGGGTFGRLLKRGVAYGAMFPGYTDTMHQANEFIDIEDLFRAAAIYAEAIYELIK, from the coding sequence ATGACGATTGATTTTAAAGCAGAGGTTGAAAAACGTCGCGATGCTCTATTGGCTGACTTATTTAGCCTTTTGGAAATCAACTCCGAGCGAGATGATACGAAAGCAGATAAAGAACATCCTTTCGGGCCTGGACCTGTTAAGGCTTTGGAAAAATTCTTAGAATTAGCTGCGCGTGATGGTTATTCAACGAAGAATGTGGACAATTATGCAGGGCATTTTGAATATGGCGAAGGAGCTGAAGTTCTTGGAATTTTTGCACACATGGATGTGGTGCCGGCTGGAAGCGGTTGGGATACAGATCCTTATACACCAACAATTAAAGATGGAAAACTCTATGCGCGTGGTGCGAGTGATGATAAAGGGCCGACGATGGCTTGCTATTATGGACTGAAAATTATCAAAGAATTAGGCTTGCCGACATCTAAGAAGGTTCGTTTTGTAGTTGGTACAGATGAAGAATCTGGCTGGGCTGATATGGACTATTATTTCAAACACGTTGGTTTGCCAGAGCCAGATTTTGGTTTTTCGCCAGATGCAGAATTTCCGATTATCAATGGTGAAAAAGGAAATATTACTGAATATCTTCATTTTGCAGGGGAAAATAGCGGAGCTGCGCGCTTGCATAGCTTTACTGGCGGACTTCGTGAAAATATGGTTCCTGAATCTGCAACAGCAGTAGTATCAGGAAATATGCCAAATCTTGTAGATAAATTGGACGAATTTGCCAAAAAACATGGACTTCGCTTTGAATACCAAGAATTACCGAATGGTCAAATAACAGTTACAATTGTTGGTAAATCTGCTCATGGTGCTTCACCGCAATCTGGTGTTAATGGTGCGACTTATTTGGCGAAATTCCTGACTCAGTTTGATTTTGCAGATTCCGCTAAAGACTATCTTGAAGTGGCAGGAAACATTCTTTTAGAAGACCACGAAGGGAAAGCCTTAAAAGTGGACTATGTAGATGAAAAAATGGGTGTTCTTTCTATGAATGCAGGGGTCTTCCGATTTGATGAAACAAGCGATGACAACACCATTACTCTTAATTTCCGCTATCCACAAGGAACCAATCCAGCATCAATCAAATCTAAATTGGAAAACTTACCTGTGGAAAATGTGACATTGTCGGAGCACGAGCATGTTCCTCACTATGTTCCAATGGAAGATCCGCTTGTGACAACGCTTTTGAACGTGTATGAAAAACAAACAGGTTTAAAAGGTCATGAACAAATTATTGGTGGAGGAACCTTTGGTCGTCTCTTGAAACGCGGTGTTGCTTATGGTGCTATGTTCCCAGGATATACAGATACTATGCACCAAGCAAATGAATTTATAGATATAGAAGACCTGTTCCGAGCTGCTGCTATTTATGCAGAAGCAATTTATGAATTAATCAAATAA
- a CDS encoding ABC transporter ATP-binding protein, protein MIEYKNVSKSYGNQDIIKQLDLKIEDGAFLTIVGTSGSGKTTLLKMINGLVKPSQGEILINGQDVQETDLIELRRNIGYSIQGNGLFPHLTVAENIAFVLNLQKKNQIEIERVIDEKLTMLGLDTQLKRRYPAALSGGQAQRVGIARALAATPNILLMDEPFGAVDAITRYQLQHELKLLHEDTGITVVFITHDIAEALKLGTQILVLDKGQIQQYGTPEEIKQQPANEFVRKLLELAS, encoded by the coding sequence ATGATTGAATATAAAAATGTCAGTAAATCATATGGAAATCAAGACATTATTAAACAATTGGATTTGAAAATTGAAGACGGTGCCTTTCTGACGATTGTAGGAACTTCTGGTTCAGGTAAAACGACATTGTTAAAGATGATAAATGGTTTAGTCAAACCGAGTCAAGGGGAAATTCTTATCAATGGACAAGATGTTCAAGAAACAGATTTGATTGAATTGCGGCGTAACATCGGTTATTCAATTCAAGGGAATGGACTTTTTCCACATTTAACAGTCGCTGAAAATATTGCCTTTGTCTTAAATTTACAAAAGAAAAATCAGATAGAAATAGAGAGAGTCATTGACGAAAAGCTGACTATGCTTGGCCTGGATACTCAGTTAAAAAGACGCTATCCTGCAGCTCTTTCTGGTGGACAGGCTCAACGAGTTGGGATTGCACGTGCATTAGCTGCAACTCCTAATATTTTGCTAATGGATGAGCCTTTTGGAGCAGTGGATGCTATTACGCGCTATCAGTTACAGCATGAATTAAAATTACTGCATGAAGATACAGGTATTACAGTCGTGTTTATTACGCATGATATAGCAGAGGCCTTGAAATTAGGGACACAAATCCTCGTTTTAGACAAGGGACAAATTCAGCAATACGGTACACCAGAGGAAATCAAACAACAGCCAGCTAATGAATTTGTAAGAAAATTGCTCGAATTAGCTAGTTAA
- a CDS encoding nitroreductase family protein, whose product MKFLELNKKRHATKHFNDKAVDPKDVRMAIEIATLAPSAHNSQPWKFVVVRERNADLAEIAFNANQEQIKEAPVTIALFTDTDLVQRARKIARTAGIKNMSEEKLQYYMQNLPIQYSHYTEQQKSDYLALNAGLVAMNLVLALTDQGISSNIILGFDKSKVNQVLDIDERFRPELLITVGYTDDKLDPSYRLPVDEIIEKR is encoded by the coding sequence ATGAAATTTCTTGAATTAAATAAAAAGCGTCATGCAACTAAACATTTCAATGATAAAGCAGTTGATCCAAAAGATGTGCGAATGGCGATTGAAATTGCAACTTTAGCGCCAAGTGCTCATAATAGCCAGCCTTGGAAATTTGTAGTTGTGCGTGAGAGAAATGCAGACTTGGCTGAGATTGCCTTTAATGCTAATCAGGAGCAAATCAAAGAAGCGCCTGTGACGATTGCTCTCTTTACAGATACAGACTTGGTGCAGCGCGCTCGTAAGATTGCTCGTACTGCTGGTATAAAAAATATGTCTGAAGAAAAATTGCAATATTACATGCAAAATCTTCCGATTCAGTACAGTCATTACACCGAACAGCAAAAGAGTGATTATTTAGCTCTTAATGCTGGATTGGTAGCTATGAATTTAGTGTTGGCATTGACTGACCAGGGCATTAGTTCCAATATTATCCTTGGATTTGATAAGTCAAAAGTCAATCAAGTGTTAGATATTGATGAGCGCTTCCGTCCAGAACTTTTAATTACTGTTGGCTACACAGATGATAAACTGGATCCAAGCTATCGTTTGCCAGTGGATGAGATTATTGAAAAACGTTGA
- a CDS encoding uracil-DNA glycosylase family protein, with translation METLEEIKKAIIADPQNQVYTERGIEPLFVAPKSARINIVGQAPGIKAQETRLYWNDKSGDRLREWMGVDYDTFYHSGYFAAIPMDFYFPGHGKSGDLPPRKGFAEKWHQQILELLPDLELTILIGQYAQKYYLHQKGTVKLTDTVKHYQDYLPEYFPLVHPSPRNQIWMAKNPWFAEQVIPDLQANVQKIISR, from the coding sequence ATGGAAACGCTAGAAGAAATTAAGAAAGCTATTATAGCTGATCCACAAAATCAAGTATATACAGAGCGAGGAATTGAGCCACTTTTTGTAGCTCCTAAGTCGGCGCGGATCAATATTGTTGGTCAAGCTCCGGGTATTAAAGCGCAGGAAACACGTTTATATTGGAATGATAAGAGTGGAGATCGCTTACGTGAATGGATGGGTGTTGACTATGATACATTTTATCATTCTGGCTATTTTGCTGCGATTCCGATGGACTTTTATTTTCCAGGGCATGGAAAATCAGGTGATTTGCCACCTCGCAAGGGTTTTGCTGAAAAATGGCATCAACAGATTTTAGAATTGTTACCAGATCTGGAATTAACTATTCTTATTGGCCAATATGCTCAGAAGTATTATCTTCATCAAAAGGGAACTGTAAAGTTAACCGATACGGTAAAACATTATCAAGATTATTTGCCAGAATATTTCCCACTTGTTCACCCATCTCCACGAAATCAGATTTGGATGGCTAAGAATCCTTGGTTTGCAGAGCAAGTGATACCAGATTTGCAGGCGAATGTTCAAAAGATTATTTCAAGATGA
- a CDS encoding glycine betaine ABC transporter substrate-binding protein, translating to MNELIKLVTNQWQFLLGLIWDHVWISGLSILLALIFGVGLGIFISFKKSWAGVVIGLVNILYTIPSIALLGILISITGIGNKTAIVALTLYALLPMVRSTYTGISGVDPLLIEAAEGMGSTRKQILTKVQLPLAFPIMMAGFRNMVTMTIALAGIASFVGAGGLGVAIYRGITTNNQTLTLVGSVLVALLALVFDFLLSLVEKSILRHKKVSKKWLAVFSSIVLLMAGTIAFFQMNPMGGTVKIATKPQTENYILGEMQKQVIEEYTNLKVKMTKGVGGGTANIHPAMLKGDFDIYAEYTGTIWEVILKQSGSYDESQFKILESQYRKKYQLEWANTFGFNNTYGLAVRKDIAEKYNIKTFSDLAKAGSNLTFGAEYDFFGREDGFARLQSTYGMKFKSQVDMDSGLKYQAVKSGRVDAIDIFTTDGQLHGANLVVLKDDKKIYPSYQAGTVVRSTTLKKYPQLKRALAKLDGILNDSKMAELNHKVENDKEEPAKVAHDYLVEKGILKK from the coding sequence ATGAACGAGTTAATCAAATTAGTCACCAATCAATGGCAGTTTCTGTTAGGTCTTATCTGGGATCATGTCTGGATATCGGGTTTGTCTATCTTACTTGCTTTGATTTTTGGAGTTGGGCTTGGGATTTTTATTAGTTTCAAAAAAAGCTGGGCTGGAGTCGTTATTGGTTTAGTGAATATTCTTTATACAATTCCCTCTATTGCACTTTTAGGGATTCTGATTTCGATTACGGGGATTGGTAATAAGACAGCAATTGTAGCATTAACCTTATATGCCCTGTTACCAATGGTACGGAGTACTTATACAGGCATTTCTGGTGTTGACCCGCTTCTCATTGAAGCAGCAGAAGGAATGGGTTCTACACGCAAGCAGATTTTAACCAAGGTGCAACTGCCCCTTGCCTTTCCGATTATGATGGCAGGTTTCCGTAATATGGTTACAATGACCATAGCTCTTGCGGGGATCGCTTCTTTCGTTGGTGCTGGCGGTCTTGGTGTAGCAATTTACCGTGGGATTACAACTAATAACCAAACCCTAACTTTGGTCGGAAGTGTTTTAGTCGCCCTATTGGCATTGGTCTTTGATTTTCTTCTTTCTTTGGTTGAAAAATCAATCTTACGTCATAAAAAAGTATCTAAAAAATGGTTAGCTGTTTTCAGCTCTATAGTTCTTTTGATGGCAGGAACCATCGCATTTTTCCAAATGAATCCAATGGGCGGAACCGTGAAAATTGCGACCAAACCACAGACAGAAAACTATATCTTAGGTGAAATGCAAAAGCAAGTTATTGAAGAATACACCAATCTTAAGGTCAAAATGACTAAAGGTGTCGGTGGTGGGACTGCCAATATTCACCCGGCTATGTTGAAAGGTGATTTTGATATTTATGCAGAATACACCGGTACAATCTGGGAAGTTATTCTTAAACAATCAGGTTCATATGATGAAAGTCAATTTAAGATACTTGAAAGTCAATATCGTAAAAAATATCAATTAGAATGGGCAAATACATTTGGGTTTAATAACACTTATGGTTTGGCAGTTCGTAAGGATATTGCAGAAAAATACAATATTAAAACTTTTAGTGATCTTGCAAAAGCAGGTTCCAATTTAACCTTTGGTGCAGAGTATGACTTCTTTGGTCGAGAAGACGGTTTTGCCCGATTGCAATCAACCTATGGTATGAAATTCAAGTCGCAAGTGGACATGGATAGCGGACTGAAATATCAGGCAGTTAAATCTGGTAGAGTGGATGCAATTGATATTTTCACTACAGATGGACAGCTTCATGGAGCAAATCTCGTCGTTTTGAAAGATGATAAAAAAATCTATCCTTCTTATCAAGCAGGAACGGTTGTTCGGTCAACAACTCTTAAAAAATACCCTCAATTGAAAAGAGCACTAGCTAAATTAGATGGTATTTTGAACGATAGCAAAATGGCAGAATTGAACCACAAAGTAGAAAATGATAAAGAAGAACCTGCTAAAGTTGCTCATGACTATCTTGTAGAGAAAGGAATTTTGAAGAAATGA
- a CDS encoding SDR family oxidoreductase — translation MIYTITSATGQLGQKVVAEAQKQLDTNEIRLSVRSPQKASQYAAAGIDVRAADYLDVDSMVEAWSGTDVLIYIPSISHPSIVRVPEFENSVVAAERAGVKHFIFVGFFADQVNSPFHMAAFFAYANTRLASAGFSYSIIKNAMYADPLVPYLPELIERKAVIYPMGNSKMSFISREDSAVAIVKLAISSALQGKTYILTQGRNYTMLELADLLSEISGHEIDYQPVTVEEFAALYDQPKGFGVVLASLYQAGSQGCLDIVTDDFRTITGRQATDLKTYMKKNYQK, via the coding sequence ATGATTTATACAATTACGAGTGCGACAGGTCAATTGGGGCAAAAGGTCGTTGCCGAAGCACAGAAACAGTTAGACACTAATGAAATTCGGTTATCTGTTCGGAGTCCCCAAAAAGCGAGTCAATATGCAGCAGCAGGGATTGATGTCAGAGCAGCTGATTATTTAGATGTAGATTCTATGGTCGAGGCTTGGAGCGGAACGGATGTTTTGATTTACATTCCAAGTATTTCTCATCCAAGCATTGTGCGTGTGCCAGAATTTGAAAATTCAGTCGTTGCAGCAGAAAGAGCTGGAGTTAAGCACTTTATCTTTGTTGGATTTTTTGCTGATCAAGTCAATAGTCCATTTCACATGGCAGCTTTCTTTGCTTATGCAAATACTCGTCTAGCATCGGCTGGATTTTCTTACAGCATTATCAAAAATGCTATGTATGCTGATCCATTGGTGCCTTACTTACCTGAGTTAATAGAGCGCAAGGCTGTCATTTATCCAATGGGAAATTCGAAAATGAGCTTTATTTCGCGGGAAGATAGTGCAGTAGCCATTGTCAAACTAGCTATATCGTCTGCTCTACAAGGAAAAACATACATTTTGACTCAAGGTCGTAACTATACAATGCTAGAATTAGCTGATCTTTTGTCTGAAATATCGGGTCATGAAATTGACTACCAGCCGGTGACAGTTGAAGAATTTGCTGCTCTTTATGATCAGCCCAAAGGATTTGGGGTTGTGCTGGCTTCTCTCTACCAAGCTGGGAGTCAAGGATGCTTGGACATTGTGACAGATGATTTTCGGACAATCACAGGACGGCAGGCAACTGATTTGAAAACTTATATGAAGAAAAATTATCAAAAATAG
- a CDS encoding MarR family transcriptional regulator, with translation MGKKVVNSGFYIGKIHRLSNRLMNHILLERGIQAFNGEQGRILHALWQKDYQSQTELSEQTGLTLNTLTKMIDRMIRMKLVERCSHEKDKRKKMICLTDYAKGLKAEYDAISDEIIEIFYSGFSDLEISEFEIYLERILVNLSQSRKDEA, from the coding sequence ATGGGTAAAAAAGTAGTCAATAGTGGATTTTACATTGGGAAAATTCATCGTTTATCTAATCGATTAATGAATCATATTTTGTTAGAACGAGGGATTCAAGCTTTTAATGGAGAACAGGGACGTATTTTACACGCGCTTTGGCAAAAAGATTATCAAAGCCAAACCGAACTGTCAGAGCAGACTGGCTTGACGTTGAACACTCTAACCAAAATGATTGACCGAATGATTCGCATGAAGCTTGTGGAACGGTGTTCTCATGAAAAAGATAAGCGGAAAAAGATGATTTGTCTGACAGATTATGCAAAAGGATTAAAAGCAGAATATGATGCAATTTCTGATGAAATCATTGAAATCTTTTACAGTGGTTTTTCTGATCTGGAAATCAGTGAATTTGAGATTTATTTAGAGCGTATTTTAGTAAATTTAAGCCAATCAAGAAAGGATGAAGCATGA